One region of Zingiber officinale cultivar Zhangliang chromosome 7B, Zo_v1.1, whole genome shotgun sequence genomic DNA includes:
- the LOC122006537 gene encoding 29 kDa ribonucleoprotein, chloroplastic-like, translated as MAAATAFLPSLSCHVHTIFSTKPQTLALVSSPLSSSQPISVARIKIASFPSYTLLRLLRKEPTLGSGIIPKVAVSSDLDKEEDYEFSDGQAGFSPDLKLFVGNLPFSVDSSQLAGLFQQAGNVEMVEVIYDKISGKSRGFGFVTMSTIEEVEIAAQQFNGYTLEGRSLRVNSGPPPRRDEFPSKGFRARANPEAANRVYVGNLSWGVDNFALETLFSGQGKVLEARVIYDRESGRSRGFGFVTYSSAEEVDNAITTLNGADLDGRSIRVTVAEPRPSREF; from the exons ATGGCGGCTGCCACCGCCTTCCTCCCTTCCCTCTCCTGCCATGTCCACACCATCTTCTCCACCAAGCCTCAGACCTTGGCTCTCGTTTCCTCCCCCCTTTCCTCATCCCAACCGATATCAGTCGCCCGTATCAAAATAGCCTCTTTTCCTTCTTATACCTTGCTTCGTCTTCTGAGAAAGGAGCCGACTTTGGGCTCAGGGATCATCCCCAAGGTCGCGGTGTCGTCGGATTTGGATAAAGAAGAGGATTATGAGTTTTCGGATGGGCAGGCGGGGTTCTCGCCTGATTTGAAGCTCTTTGTTGGGAACCTCCCGTTCAGCGTCGATAGTTCCCAGCTTGCTGGTCTCTTTCAGCAGGCTGGAAATGTTGAGATGGTTGAG GTTATATATGACAAGATATCTGGAAAGAGCAGAGGATTTGGGTTCGTGACCATGTCTACCATCGAGGAGGTTGAAATAGCTGCTCAACAATTCAATGGTTAT ACACTTGAAGGGAGGTCATTGAGGGTGAACTCAGGACCACCTCCTCGAAGAGATGAATTCCCATCTAAAGGATTCCGAGCTAGAGCAAACCCTGAAGCTGCAAACAGAGTATATGTAGGCAATCTTTCATGGGGTGTTGATAATTTTGCTCTTGAAACTCTTTTCAGCGGACAAGGGAAGGTCTTAGAGGCCAGAGTCATTTATGATAGAGAAAGTGGCAGATCAAGAGGCTTCGGCTTTGTTACTTACAGCTCCGCGGAGGAGGTTGATAATGCTATAACAACACTTAACGGAGCT GACCTGGATGGAAGATCTATTCGAGTTACAGTGGCCGAACCAAGGCCAAGCCGCGAGTTTTGA